A genome region from Humulus lupulus unplaced genomic scaffold, drHumLupu1.1 SCAFFOLD_27, whole genome shotgun sequence includes the following:
- the LOC133810894 gene encoding uncharacterized protein LOC133810894, whose amino-acid sequence MAGRPRVSKKKVTLKKKKGPSSSDPVKKQKSMNEILGVEAIDFNLESAEEAEDEIADIAASEAPVRSETPDSEKILEQHLEVRSTLKDWVSVLKGASVPSNDTGKPKLILILNLDSEDQIGKSGEVVDCVQIEPEDIEDEILYWSTTIVCYVLGSNPPISVMEGFFRRIWRGKGVEKVGLLAPGVFMVRFNTLEEKDEIMNGGYHFFDKKPIIMKNWDPNTRFTREVVLNVPLWVQLCNLDLKFWGEKAMTKIMNSVGKYIRQDRATLAREKLQYARVLIEVNISQELPNVIKFRDENGEAVYVDLYFEWKPDRCASCKGFGHKQEVCKKKTQNVPDKVWKPKVIPDASTMPVQFTKEEGSQRGGGGGGADKVIDAEGFEKAKGKRVQIGSIPPVIVGNSFNLLKDEAHSLLEARVKATEMGALYLHMFQGWCFTTNLMNHPNGRIIVAWNPRSFDVSIQGSSSQWMHCIVEAKTGEKFELTSVYEFNVVKGRESLWSDLKKIKIEVKFPWLVLGDFNAILSTEDRLRYTGDGSDLFPFQNCVQYCGLEDVKFSGSFFTWNNKQEGKARVYAKIDRVLANDHWRELFEAAEVSFLLEGDFDHYFHQKVAQSREEEVHGNPMYRLVVKLKRLRAVLRLINKEGKGDVFVKETESFAELIKAQEKIREHPGDISFIHEEITARKKYVEAHEDMLQFLKQKVKIQWLKEGDQNTKLFHNSIRSRRIQNAIYSTWDLQGNRHDTQDGVSLAFQEYYSDLLGMKVASRKSVIASIVQEGQVISESQAEFLVKRFTEAEVKAAVYSIPNDKAPGLDGYSSAFFKHT is encoded by the exons ATGGCGGGGAGACCGAGGGTTTCGAAGAAGAAAGTCAcactgaagaagaagaaaggtcCATCATCCTCAGATCCAGTAAAGAAACAGAAATCTATGAATGAAATTCTTGGAGTGGAGGCCATAGATTTCAACCTGGAATCGGCAGAGGAGGCAGAGGATGAGATTGCCGATATTGCCGCATCTGAAGCTCCAGTCCGCAGCGAAACGCCTGACTCGGAGAAGATCCTGGAACAGCATTTAGAGGTGAGATCGACGCTGAAAGATTGGGTTAGTGTGTTGAAAGGGGCTTCCGTTCCATCTAATGATACAGGTAAACCCAAGCTCATCCTGATTCTGAATCTTGATTCAGAGGATCAGATTGGAAAATCAGGGGAAGTTGTTGATTGTGTGCAAATTGAGCCAGAGGACATAGAGGATGAGATCCTATACTGGAGTACAACAATAGTTTGCTATGTGTTGGGTTCTAATCCTCCTATTTCAGTAATGGAGGGATTCTTTAGAAGAATTTGGAGGGGGAAAGGAGTGGAAAAAGTTGGTTTATTAGCACCAGGTGTGTTCATGGTGAGGTTCAATACTCTGGAGGAAAAAGATGAGATCATGAATGGAGGCTATCATTTTTTTGATAAAAAACCAATTATAATGAAGAACTGGGATCCGAATACTAGATTTACTAGAGAGGTTGTTCTGAATGTGCCACTTTGGGTTCAATTATGTAATTTGGACTTAAAGTTTTGGGGAGAGAAGGCTATGACAAAAATTATGAACTCTGTGGGTAAGTATATTCGGCAAGATAGAGCAACTTTGGCTAGAGAAAAATTACAATATGCTAGGGTGTTGATTGAAGTAAATATCTCTCAGGAGCTACCGAATGTGATTAAATTTAGAGATGAAAATGGAGAAGCAGTGTATGTAGACCTTTATTTTGAATGGAAGCCAGACCGGTGTGCTAGCTGCAAAGGATTTGGGCATAAGCAAGAGGTATGTAAGAAGAAGACACAAAATGTTCCTGATAAAGTCTGGAAGCCAAAAGTCATACCAGATGCTAGTACAATGCCAGTTCAGTTTACAAAGGAAGAAGGATCgcaaagggggggggggggggggggggcggatAAAGTGATTGATGCAGAGGGTTTTGAGAAAGCCAAAGGTAAAAGAGTTCAGATTGGTAGCATACCACCAGTGATCGTTGGTAATTCTTTCAATCTTTTGAAAGATGAGGCTCATAG TCTCCTAGAAGCAAGGGTTAAGGCTACCGAAATGGGAGCCTTATACCTCCATATGTTTCAAGGGTGGTGTTTCACTACTAATTTGATGAATCATCCAAACGGCAGAATTATTGTGGCTTGGAATCCTAGAAGTTTTGATGTGAGTATTCAAGGAAGCTCAAGTCAATGGATGCATTGTATTGTGGAAGCCAAAACTGGTGAGAAGTTTGAACTCACTTCAGTGTATGAATTCAATGTTGTTAAAGGAAGAGAGAGTTTATGGAgtgatttgaaaaaaattaagattGAAGTTAAATTCCCTTGGCTTGTGTTGGGGGACTTTAATGCTATCTTGTCAACTGAAGATAGACTTCGTTACACTGGAGATGGCTCGGATTTATTTCCTTTTCAGAACTGTGTTCAGTATTGTGGCCTTGAAGATGTTAAGTTTTCTGGTTCCTTTTTTACTTGGAACAATAAACAAGAAGGAAAAGCTAGAGTTTATGCAAAGATTGATCGGGTTTTAGCTAATGATCACTGGCGTGAGCTGTTTGAGGCTGCTGAAGTGAGTTTCTTGCTGGAGGGAGATTTTGATCACT ATTTCCATCAGAAAGTAGCTCAAAGTAGGGAGGAAGAGGTTCATGGGAACCCAATGTATAGGCTGGTTGTGAAATTGAAGAGGTTAAGAGCTGTTTTGAGATTGATTAATAAAGAAGGGAAAGGTGATGTGTTTGTTAAAGAGACAGAGTCCTTTGCTGAGTTGATCAAAGCTCAAGAGAAGATTAGAGAGCACCCAGGTGACATCTCCTTTATCCATGAAGAGATTACAGCCAGGAAAAAGTATGTTGAGGCTCATGAGGATATGTTACAATTTCTTAAGCAGAAAGTGAAAATTCAGTGGTTGAAAGAAGGGGATCAAAACACGAAACTGTTTCATAATAGTATTAGAAGCAGAAGAATTCAAAATGCAATCTATTCTACTTGGGATCTTCAAGGGAATCGCCATGATACTCAAGATGGAGTGAGCCTTGCTTTTCAAGAGTATTATTCTGACTTGTTGGGAATGAAAGTGGCGAGCAGGAAGTCTGTGATTGCTAGTATTGTTCAAGAAGGGCAGGTTATTTCGGAGAGTCAAGCTGAGTTCTTGGTAAAGAGATTTACCGAAGCTGAGGTCAAGGCTGCAGTGTACTCGATTCCAAATGATAAGGCTCCAGGACTTGATGGGTACAGCAGCGCTTTTTTCAAGCATACTTAG